One window of Phoenix dactylifera cultivar Barhee BC4 chromosome 5, palm_55x_up_171113_PBpolish2nd_filt_p, whole genome shotgun sequence genomic DNA carries:
- the LOC120110935 gene encoding subtilisin-like protease SBT3.5 has protein sequence MGSQRPMAFALRAFLTLLCFQKILSGVEASNKESTRAYIVYLGEKKHEDPDLVTASHHEMLASLLGSKEEALQSIVYSYRHGFSGFAAMLTESQAKNIAELPEVVSVMPNRVHRIQTTRSWDYLGLNYYQPTGLLPKAKYGDGVIIGVIDTGIWPESRSFSDHGYGPIPSRWKGKCVVEPTFGANNCSRKIIGARYYARGVEAEDLVGEYMSPRDFNTHGTHTASTAAGVPVDSVSFHGLGAGMVRGGAPRARLAIYKACWGQLGQCSDSTVLKAFDDAIHDGVDVISLSLHGDGYPAGSLPAVMKGITVAFIAGNQGPVPQTVNNDVPWVITVAASSIDRSFPTVITLGNNQKLVGQGAFYKPDKDHQFKELVYGESCDEEALNGTHVDGKFVLCFDPQNVSSTIPREVIYTAMETVLRARGKGVIFAHYTSFLMDYLLLWQGLPCIAVDLAIGQQIAEYMDSVRKPMVKVEPTRSVVGQVQSPNVASFSSRGPSISYPELLKPDIAAPGTNILAAVGESYGFDTGTSMACPHVAGIAALLKSSHPDWSPAAIKSAIITTASVTDGYGQPIVAEGVPRKLADPFDYGGGQINPNKAMDPGLVYDITPKEYLEFFNCSFGLHGGCNTKQRPLYHLNLPSIAIPNLRKTVMVRRTVTNVGKFDAVYKAALQIPPGIKMVVEPSVLVFNARSKVRTFTVTFMPTHKEQGVYGFGSLTWHDGTHSVRSPIAVRTTIEDFYADTF, from the exons ATGGGTTCCCAGCGTCCTATGGCCTTTGCTTTACGAGCATTCTTAACTCTGCTTTGTTTCCAAAAGATATTATCTGGAGTCGAAGCATCAAATAAAGAATCAACTAGA GCGTACATTGTGTACTTGGGAGAGAAAAAACATGAGGACCCTGACCTCGTCACCGCATCGCACCATGAGATGCTCGCTTCTCTTCTTGGGAG CAAGGAGGAAGCTCTCCAATCAATCGTCTACAGCTATAGGCATGGATTTTCTGGCTTCGCCGCAATGCTTACAGAATCACAAGCAAAGAATATTGCAG AGTTGCCTGAAGTCGTTAGCGTGATGCCAAATCGAGTGCATCGAATTCAAACGACTCGGAGCTGGGACTACCTTGGGCTAAACTATTACCAACCTACAGGATTACTCCCCAAGGCTAAATATGGAGATGGTGTGATCATCGGAGTTATCGATACAG GCATATGGCCAGAATCAAGAAGCTTTAGTGACCATGGGTATGGTCCCATACCATCACGTTGGAAAGGTAAGTGCGTGGTAGAACCTACATTTGGTGCCAACAACTGCAGTCGAAAGATCATCGGAGCTCGATATTATGCCAGAGGCGTCGAGGCGGAGGACCTCGTAGGTGAATACATGTCTCCCCGGGATTTCAATACTCATGGGACGCATACAGCTTCCACTGCAGCTGGTGTGCCGGTGGATAGCGTAAGCTTCCACGGCCTTGGTGCGGGGATGGTAAGAGGAGGCGCCCCTCGTGCTCGGTTAGCCATATACAAGGCATGCTGGGGCCAGTTAGGGCAATGCTCCGACTCCACGGTGCTCAAGGCATTTGATGATGCTATACATGATGGTGTGGATGTCATATCCCTGTCGCTCCATGGAGATGGATATCCTGCTGGTTCGTTGCCTGCAGTTATGAAGGGGATCACGGTGGCTTTCATTGCCGGAAACCAGGGGCCCGTGCCGCAGACTGTTAACAATGACGTCCCGTGGGTCATCACGGTAGCAGCAAGCTCGATCGACCGCTCATTTCCCACGGTCATCACCCTCGGAAACAATCAAAAGTTGGTG ggcCAAGGAGCATTCTACAAACCAGACAAAGACCACCAGTTTAAAGAACTAGTCTATGGAGAAAG CTGTGACGAGGAGGCTTTGAATGGTACTCACGTAGATGGGAAGTTTGTTCTGTGTTTCGATCCGCAAAATGTGTCTTCAACCATACCACGAGAAGTCATATACACAGCAATGGAAACCGTGCTGCGTGCTCGGGGCAAGGGTGTTATTTTTGCGCATTACACTTCATTCCTTATGGATTATCTTCTTTTATGGCAGGGTCTCCCATGTATTGCAGTAGACCTCGCGATTGGGCAGCAAATTGCAGAGTACATGGATTCTGTGAG GAAACCAATGGTGAAGGTAGAACCAACGCGTAGTGTTGTTGGGCAAGTGCAATCACCCAACGTCGCATCCTTCTCTTCCAGAGGGCCAAGTATATCATACCCTGAATTGCTCAAG cCTGATATTGCTGCACCTGGAACCAACATATTGGCCGCGGTAGGGGAGTCATATGGATTTGACACAGGAACCTCCATGGCATGCCCTCATGTGGCTGGGATAGCTGCATTGCTGAAATCATCGCATCCTGATTGGTCCCCTGCAGCTATTAAATCAGCAATTATCACTACAG CATCCGTGACCGATGGATATGGACAGCCAATAGTGGCAGAGGGGGTTCCACGTAAGCTTGCCGATCCTTTTGACTATGGTGGGGGTCAAATCAACCCCAACAAAGCCATGGATCCTGGCCTTGTGTATGACATCACTCCTAAAGAGTACCTCGAGTTCTTTAACTGTAGTTTCGGCCTGCATGGTGGCTGCAACACCAAACAGAGACCTTTATATCACTTGAATCTTCCCTCCATTGCCATCCCTAATCTTCGAAAAACTGTGATGGTTCGGAGAACTGTCACAAATGTAGGCAAGTTTGACGCAGTCTACAAGGCAGCACTTCAAATCCCGCCCGGCATTAAGATGGTGGTGGAGCCTTCTGTTCTTGTTTTCAATGCTAGAAGCAAGGTTCGGACTTTTACTGTAACTTTCATGCCAACTCACAAGGAGCAAGGGGTCTACGGTTTCGGAAGCTTGACTTGGCATGATGGAACTCATTCTGTGAGGAGTCCGATCGCAGTTCGCACAACTATCGAAGACTTCTATGCAGACACCttttaa